The genome window cacacaccaaacagattcgaggaagcagcagaaatgGCGAGTCCGGAGCAATCCGATGAAAAGTTGGCATTTTCAAGGTGGAGATATAAGCACAACTCTTCTTTAATCAACTCTGTTGTTGCCATGCTGTGCGCTGGAAGACCCTCTCTTTGATATCATCTTCACCAAACTGTTTTCTGTGTGATCCAGGTGCGTGAGACAGGAGAGCTGGAGCTGGAAGAGGAACTTTACTCCAAACGGATCTTCCTGTATCGATCTCTTGAGACTACGATCAAATGGACCAGGGACATGTACAGTCGAGAGCAGGacagatactgactgactgactgaatgaTCATGTTGGGTTGTAAAAGAACACAGTGATATCTGAAGCACATTGAGATGTCCAGAGGACGACAAGAGCAGGGCTTCTAGAGAACACTCCGTACCAGCATGGCCTTACAGCCTCGGAGACACATGAAAGGAGACACTAATCAACATCTTCTTCTGCTGGCCTTCTGTTGCTGTAGCAACTTCTCTGCTGCCTGAGCATGTTCATCAAACCACCTCACACTCCAGACTATTGAGAGTGCTGTCCCTCTGTGGGTGAGATGGAGAGCAGCTGGATGTCTGTCCTGCAGGATTTGGACATACTGCCCCTGAAAGGCCAACTTAGCAGTCAAATTGAgcagaggtcaaaggtgaaACAGAACAGAAGTCAGACCTCTGCATTGGAGCCATGCAGGTCCAGAGACTGTGTGCTTGAAACTAATTGTAGGTCACACCGTCTGCAGATACTGTATGAGTTTGTCGatgctgattttaaaatgtactttgctgtcaatcaaacttaCAAATCTCTTTGAAATCATGAGTCCTTGTAAAAGTATTGTATGTGCAAAAGCCAAGTTACTCTGACTTAACATCATGAACCGAGGTTTAACCAAACATGTCCGCCTTTAAGTGCCTTTAAGGTTTCAAGAAGTAGCCATATTCTAAGTTTGGAATATTTATAAGCAGCTCTTTCAGCTCCCGGCCCCCACAGGAAAAAGAATGCAACATATGGCATGAACACTTAACTTCCAGGTTCAGAAACGTCTGTCACGCAGACCTGGTGGTGTGGAACCTTTTGAAGAAATGTATCTTAGTAGCCCTGAGAGCTCAAtgcactgtaaataaaacatatgcaaatagacaaaacacaagcaaataaGAAACACTATGTTGATAGCTGCATACAGAGAAAGAAAACTGTTTCCAGGGAACACTTAAAAGTGAAGCACATAGCTGggacatatactgtatttgtccCCATGGTTTGTGTCTTATGAACTTATTGAACTCAGGTATGAAAAGGAGCTAAGATGTAGTTAGATTGTTTTGGCTTATTCGTGATCATATGATTCAGTTGTCGCTGCAAATGTCATTCAGTTCATTCGACAAAATGTCCACAATTCCCTGAAACAGGCTGACGTCATGTTAGCTGGCCACAGTTCTTTTCAGGATTGTCCAAATTCAAGGATGGAAATAAATTGCAAATGGTTCATTCATGGTGCCGTCTCCAAGGGCAtcagaggagaaaacacacttttttcaaTTAGAACtgaaaatggaagaagtccaGTTACTAAATGTTCCCCAAAAATCGCACCCTGAAGCCTAACCTTACATCTATTAGAAAACAACGTACATTTGCATATCATTTCAATAAGTTCTATGCTTTGTTTCactcctgttgttgttgttgctctgaCAGGAAATAATAAGGGTTCATCTTAAAGGGGCAGAAAAAGGAAAGCACCAACATTTGGAGGGTGTCGCTCTATAATTCAGAATTGTCACACACCGGGTCAGGTAGTGGCAAAATAAAGGGAGTccacacatgaaataaacaaaaacaaatttatTAGTAACTCATGTTTACTggttaaagtaaacataaatgattatacttaaacaaaagaaattataCTTAAGACCACATGGCGAGTGGAAGACTGAGCCCAAAGCTCAGCCTAGAAGCAGCAAAGAGACAACTGAACACATGGCTACCCAGCCCTTAAAACTCTGGATCCCTATACCCCCACAGGTGTGGCCAATTGGCCTGACGCCCTGTCCCAATCTCCACCCAGGGAAGTCCCACAACCAatgggcagagagaggggcagggCGTCACACCCCCCTCCTACAGAAAAGGGGCCCCCCCCACATTAtccccccccactcctccccATCTACCCCCATCCTCCACTCAGCAACCTGGATCCTAGGAGCACATTAAGAGTAGTGAGAAGGTAGACCTGGAAAAGAGCAGAATAGACAAATCAGTGAGAACACCACCCAACTTTAAGGCAACCGAGAAAGGGCATCCGCTATCACATTTTCTGATCCCTTTATATGACGAATATCCAGATATTCAGCCGCTGATTTGGATTTTGAAGTGACCGCAGGAAAGTCAGTGGGTTGTGATCGGTATAGACCACCAACGGAGTTAGACCAGATCCcaaataaacatcaaaatgcTGCAATGCCCATATTAATGCTAGTGCCTCCTTCTCGATCACTGAGTAATTGAGCTGGTACTTATTAAACTTCCTAGAGAAGAAGGCCACAGGTTTTTCAACCCCGTGGTCTCCTGCCTGCATAAGTACAGCTCCTGCCCCCACGTTAGATGCATCCACCTGCAGGGAAAAAACCTCATTCAGCCGAGGGGCATCCAACACAGGTGCTGCACACAAAAGTGCCTTGACCTTTTCAAACGCCAGTCTACATCTGTCTGACCACACAAAGTGTGCATCTTTCTTCAAAAGTGCCGTCAGAGGCTCTACAACTGTTGAAAAATTCTGACAAAAGCTTCGGTAGTATCCCACCATCCCTAAAAAGCGCATTAGCCCTTTCTTGGTAGTTGGAGGGGGATATCTTACTATTGTATCCACCTTATCCTGTAATATACGCACCTGGCCCTGACCGACCTCCTTACCCAAATAGGTGACTGTGGCCTTCGCAAATTCGCATTTTGCCAAATTAACAGTCAACCCTGCCCAGACCAATTTGTCCAACAATGCGCGAATGCGCTGAATATGTTCAGACCATGTATCACtgtatagagctcctgcagatgatgtcatatatgctggtcacgtgacgagatacgacaggggcagccattttggcagtcatcgcggcagtaaattgacaggcactggcagactgtcaaggatggtggataactgctgtgcaccaggttgcacaaataggcgtgggaaaaagaaaggtgtatcgtattatcgcattcctaaagacgcggagaggagggagaagtggattggagcgattaaaagagccaggagccttcagaaaaagactgaaagatgggaccccccggccgttggctttcgcttatgcagtgatcacttcatatcaggtgggtgaaggaatacagtacaatgctacaaaaagtttctggtcagtttaattaaatttaattagtttaatttaagaagtagcacccagttattatagctaacggacactgtgatgtccctttttaactcaacaagtgtggctctggcgcagcctagccagttagcaagttagcttgtagcaagctagtggtaaacaaacccgtgttgaaatattccttcttattttgtagggagaaagagtgataatccgttgagtccggattttatcccctcaattttcgattaccttccatctccagagaagaggagacataaaacgagactggaggtttttaacagaaggcagaaggctaaactgcacaaagtagagcaggcaaagatatctgcagaagccatccgtcaaaggtgggtagatcaaactcctgtctgattacatgttgggtctacttgtgatcggtgtgttattcagattattttatttcaaatagttaactgccgtgatatggttataaacaataacgtcacaccagtcatttaatgaaggctaatatcatatgatttccattaaacatgtcaaactgtaaacatgtaaacatgtcaaactgccatcagtattgtatgcatgaaagcttattttgctgcttctgtgttttcatcaggacatcaactgatgcagccccagaagaccatatcacagagcctttgaaggagccccccatcacagatccgttggaagactcagccgatgatcctgtccagcctgaaccagtaacaccaccatgcacctctgaaacctgctgtacccgcatccagagtcttgagcaagaatgccaagctctaagggctgaaaatgtgttgttaagggaaaagattaataggaagaccctgacagagattagtttaaataacaatgataaaaatTTGAGTGACCTATCCACATTTTAAGATCGCTACAGATACTgctacagacacagaagacattggtttaacagttgtttattaattaataaaatatttacattgcatcagctcattcatattcacacatttcgtatgaacttaacatttgactttttggtttttattttggcatcgaCCCAACTACTGTCTCCAGGCACTTCAAAAACTGTTTCGGTACCCTTTTCATCCGAAGGCAGGTTTGGTGGAACCTCTTCACGGCACAGAACCCTGAGGCACAAACAAGCATATTCCCTGCCGCAGGTGCACGGCAGTAGCACCACTGTTGCTGGGGATCGGTGCTTGCAGTTGCTTGTTTTGGTGCAGAAAACCATTTGCCTAACAGCTCTGGGATGATGCATTTTAGGAAGAAGTCACGAGCAAGTTCAAGTTCTTTGAGAAAGAATTCTGGGTCAAATGTAATGCGTTCCACAAAGGGTGAATCACCTTCCTTTTCAGTCCACAGAATGAAATCACAGTATGCCAATTTGGTAACAAATAGCTGCATCTGCACTTGGTAGAAGTATGCATGGTCTCGCTTAAGTCTAATTTTTCCTAGGGAATCTTGTTCAAGGCAAAAGTGTGCAACAGAATTTACAGCTTCATTGACAGAAAGCTCCTTTGCAGAAAATGGGCACTTCATTTCTAAGACACCTGTACCACAGCAGCTACAGGACACATACCCATCAGGTGAGGCCCCGATAAATGGGTGCAGAGGTGAAATTCTAAATCCGGCTGGTCGCACCAGGACGTCTGTGTGTGATAGGCGATGCTGCATTTCGTAGTATTTTCTGGccagttcttcattattgcaTCCCCATCTGAAGAAACAATGGAAATATGAGTTTTGGACAATAGTAATGCCACCCCACATTGCTACCTCCCTGCcctttacaaatgtttaatgcTGTACTTGGTTTTacacttctttttaaagaatagcCTAGTACTTACTGCATTTACCCTCTCTGTTCATTCACCTCACACTAATTTTCTTGTACACCATATGTTGTACGTAAGTAAGTTAACACATACATAGAAGAGATTACACACTGCACACCCTATTTTAGTTTACAGGGAAATTCCAGCTGATTTCAACATGCAGTtgtaatgctcacacacactacccttGACTTGTCAGTACCTTCCTGAAGATGTGGCATATATCATCCCACATGATACAGCTGTATTGTAAGGTGTCTGCTGATGCACATGTCACAATGTTTCATACAATAAGTAATCAAATGCATATGCCCATTACTTTTGGGATGATGAACATCAGCTGACACCTTACAACAAGGCAGAAACTTTTGGGATGCTATTTGGAGTATGTTAGGATGTTCAACTGCATGTTGACATTGGCTGGAATTCTCTGCCCATGAATACCTGGTAGCCTCACTGCTGAAAACATGGGACTTTGGGTCACATATCTGTCTTATGAGAGACACGGCTGGCTTTCTGAGGTCTGTTCTTGTTGCTGCTCTGAAGGTAGATCCTGTCACCCTACCACTCCTTTGATCAAACCAAATTCTGGACTTGGACTGTGCTTGGGTCTCCTCCTCTACAATATCACTCTGAAAACATGGCAATCCAAacagtttctcatttacattgCAAGATAGCGCACACACAGTACACGTGCACATAACATGGTAGATCTTAGATTTCAGTCATTAGTAAACAGAATATGTTatgtacctgttcttcagtgacagtcaaGTCCTCAAATATTCCTTCTGCACGCTCTTGTAATTCAGCCAGGTTCAGGTCTCTTGCCTTCTTGTCATACAGACTGGTAAGGGGTTCAGGTAAATCTAGCTTGACAGCCTTGGGTACATAGGATGTGGCGTACCCGCGAACAACTGACAGGactgcaggtctgcaggacTTCCCATCTTGAGTCCGGCACTGTGAGAGATTTTGGTAgaactgtgtttgctcagcagcagtcaggggTGGGAAAGATGGGGGCGCAGAGGTACCCTTGGTggaattcccctttttattttgttgagtatGGTTGAATATGATGTCCTTGCCCTGCAGGTACTCCACATTCTTCGCAGCATCCTCACTGGGAGAGGCCcacttgcattttttggatGTGCAGCTGATCTCCTCGTGCCTtgcgttgttttttccccacagactgaagagaacagctgacacatgagagcagctctccccgagtcccgctgtgcagttgcagtgggctcccagcacaacaccgtcgttcctcaccaccacccatggctttagttgactttcattaagcctttgggagtgattaacctatatgaaattccaaaacagataaataaaggtaaaaaacgccagccactttggttgagtacgatcaaaaatacaaactagcaagttacagatgcactgcagtagctatccaagctaaaaaacatgctaacgtgacacttccgtagctagccaagctaataaacaaacaatgctaacgtgacactgcctatcaaactggaataatttaatacttacccttgcagtgatgatgccgaagtttttggatgtaagactccacagttgaatgttgtttacgaagccggactgacaccatttgtaagcctccaagcttttgtacgctctgagggagtctcctgagtacactgatggaaagcttacaagatagctgtggatgtctgcgtagcgcaagtcgggtacatcgtcttcagagcaggaggttatgctcttgaaaagcacaccgggtgaattatatgggtcgcttatatttaatctctctaattttgtactataaagccgaatttcacttgaattaaaatgagaagtatactcgctcggtaagaaaacactggcaccggtggtcatgttgactgccaaaatggtggctcccaaccaaaagtcacgtgaccgcaggagctctatattACCACGTCATCAAGGTACACTGCGCAGCCATCCAGCCCCGCCACAACCTGGTTCATGAGGCGCTGAAATGTTGCAGGTGCATTACGCAGGCCAAATGGCATAACAGTGTACTTATACAGACCAGAAGGTGTAATAAATGCACAAATTTCCTGTGCCCGCTTAGACAGGGGAACCTGCCAATAACCTTTCAAAAGGTCAAACTTAGTCACATAAACGGCAGACCCCACCTGATCTATACAGTCTTCCATGCGGGGAAGAGGAAACACATCTGGCTTCGTAACGTTATTAATTTTACGAAAGTCAGTACATGGCCTAAAAGTTGTGTCCGGCTTACTGACCAACAGACACGGCGATGCCCAACTTGAAACGCACGGCTCAGCAATATGATTGTCCAACATATACTGAACTTCTTTGTCTAAAAGCTTGCGCTTATCTGATGAAACCCGATAAAAACGCTGCTTTATAGGTGCTGCATCACCAATATCCACATCATGCTCAATAAGATGTGTGCGAGAAGGTACATCTGAAAACAGAACAGGATAGCTTTTAATAAGGGCACCCAACTCAGCACGTTGTTTATCATCCAAATTTGTCAACATGTTATCCAAATTTTTCAGTGACTCTGAATTTTTCAATCGCCCTTGCAAAACCACATCAGTGGTCGAACTCTCCTCCATTCTGACTGCCGGAGATGAGCTCAGAACTGCAGATGTACAAACAGAAGCATTAACCATACCACTCCCACTTTCCCCACTGTCTGACGTCCGTAGAAAGGTTTTAACAAATTCACATGACACAGTCTAGTGGCTTTCCTAGAGTTTGGAGTGGCAATGATGTAATTCAAGTCTGAAGCCTGCCGTACTACAGTGTACGGACCGGAGAATTTTGCCTCAAAGGGAGAAGTCACAATaggttgcaaaaacaaaacctggtCACCAGCCTGAAACCGCTTAGGCTCTGCACGCCTGTCATACAGAGCTTTCATTTTGTGCTGTGACTTTACCAATTTCTCTTTTGCACTTTCAACCGCCAAAACCAACCTATGCCTGAAGCCCTTGACATAGTCAAGCAAATTTTGGGGAGGATTTGTTATTTCCCAGCTATCTCCCAACACAGCCATGGGACCCCGTACCTTGTGACCAAACACCAAATCATTGGGGCTAAAACCTGTGCTCTCCTGAACCACTTCTCTCGCTGCCAACAGGAGCCACGGCAACCCCTCCTCCCAGTCACACCCCAGCTCTGTACAATAAGAGCGCAGTAAAGACTTCAGCGTTTGATGAAAACGCTCTAGGGCGCCCTGTGATTGCGCATGATAAGCCGAAGCTTTATTATGCTTAATGTGAAGCTGCTGCAGTATTTCGGCAAACATTCCGGATGTAAAATTCGAGCCTTGATCGCTCTGAATAATTTTGGGAATCCCAAACACCGaaatgaactgtgtcaaagctTTCACCACTGATTTAGTAGATATATTTCGGAGTGGATACGCCGCTGGATACCTGGTTACCTGGCACATGACAGTCAGCAAATAATTATGATCTAGTTTTGAACAAGGCAACGGCCCGACACAGTCAATAATCAAATGTGCAAATGGCTGCTCAACCACAGGAATTGGACAAAGTGGAGCCGGTCTGATTGACTGGTTTGGCTTGCCGGTTAACTGACATGTATGACACGTTTTGACATATGCTGAGACATCACGCTTCAGACGGGGCCAAAAACAGTACCGCAACACCCGGTCATATGTTTTCTTTACCCCTGGATGCCCAGCTACATTATGACAAGTTTGCAACACCAAGTCCCGAAACCTACTCGGCActacaaactgaaaaacaggtTCCCCAACAAAAGCTTCTCCATGAGGCACCCATTTCCTAAACAATAAGCCTCCCTGAATAAAATAGCCGTGAGCAGAAATAAGTATCTCACCAAGCGAAAGTACTTTGTCAAACAGTTCTTTTAAACTATCATCATTTTCCTGTTCTTCAACCAACTCAGATCGTGACATAGACTTAAACTGATCAGGCAAAGTCACACAAACTTCAGCAGGTTCCAACTCTGACTTTTTGATAGCAAGACTCTGTGCGTCACACGCAGTGGTCATGGCACGCGTCACAGCACAGACTGGATACACAACTGCAACATCTGATACACTGTCTGGTTGACCTTGACCAGGCACACTTTTAGTGACTATATTGGGAGGAGGACCATCAGCCCACACCTGCGCCCCAGCAAGACCGTTCCCCAGAATTATGTCCACCCCATCCACTGGCAACTCAGTGCGCACACCCATCTCAACATCTCCCTTCACCAAACCTGAGTCAAGACACAGCCTATGCACAGGTGCAGGGAACACCACCATCCCCATTCCTCTGACCAGCACAAAGTCTCCTGTGTCAGTCTCCGACGAGAAGGGTAAAACAGACTTGCACACAAATGAGTCAAATGAGCCGGTATCCCGCAGTATCTTTACTGGCACCTGTTCAACACTACCCGGCAAAGAGACCAAACCCTCAGAAATGAATGGTCCAAAATCCTCCATGCTCTTCTGCTGCCTGGCTTCAACCTGCTCCTCAACCACTACCGCTGGGCTGAGTGAACTGGCCAAAGCCGCTGTACTGGTCTTACTTGCGTACCAgagaatttattttttgatttgagGACTGGACACTCACTCTTCCAATGCCCACTGCCTTTGCAGTAATTACACGTTCTACCTTCTGCCTGCCTTTCTCGCATGCCATGCTCACTCCTAGCATAAGAGTCTGATGCACCTTTTTGATGACCATAACTCTCTCTGCGCACATTATCTGAACTTACCGCATTGAAATTGCTTTTATGAATCAACACGTACTCATCGGCCAACACGGCCGCCTGACCAGGAGTACCTACTTTATTCTCTGTGAGGCAAGTAGCCACATTTTTAGGTACAGAGTTTTTAAACTGTTCTAATATTACCAGGTCGCACAGTTTCTCAAACGTGTCCACCTCAGACGCCGCACACCAACGACCAAAATGGGCTGTCAGATCTCGCACAAACTCCACATGAGACTGTTTATCTCCTCTTTTCCAACCACGGAACCGCTGCCGGTACGCCTCAGGCACCAACTCATATGCTTTAAGCACCGCAGACTTAACTCGCTTGTACACTTTACAATCAGCAGTACTCAAAGTTGAGTACGCCTCCTGGGCTCTACCGGTCAGGACGCATTGTAACATTAACGCCTGATCACCCTCCGGCCATTTCCTCGACTCCGCTATTCGctcaaa of Eleginops maclovinus isolate JMC-PN-2008 ecotype Puerto Natales chromosome 22, JC_Emac_rtc_rv5, whole genome shotgun sequence contains these proteins:
- the LOC134858420 gene encoding uncharacterized protein LOC134858420 isoform X3; the encoded protein is MTTGASVFLPSEYTSHFNSSEIRLYSTKLERLNISDPYNSPGVLFKSITSCSEDDVPDLRYADIHSYLVSFPSVYSGDSLRAYKSLEAYKWCQSGFVNNIQLWSLTSKNFGIITARVNHSQRLNESQLKPWVVVRNDGVVLGAHCNCTAGLGESCSHVSAVLFSLWGKNNARHEEISCTSKKCKWASPSEDAAKNVEYLQGKDIIFNHTQQNKKGNSTKGTSAPPSFPPLTAAEQTQFYQNLSQCRTQDGKSCRPAVLSVVRGYATSYVPKAVKLDLPEPLTSLYDKKARDLNLAELQERAEGIFEDLTVTEEQMGMQ
- the LOC134858420 gene encoding uncharacterized protein LOC134858420 isoform X1 translates to MTTGASVFLPSEYTSHFNSSEIRLYSTKLERLNISDPYNSPGVLFKSITSCSEDDVPDLRYADIHSYLVSFPSVYSGDSLRAYKSLEAYKWCQSGFVNNIQLWSLTSKNFGIITARVNHSQRLNESQLKPWVVVRNDGVVLGAHCNCTAGLGESCSHVSAVLFSLWGKNNARHEEISCTSKKCKWASPSEDAAKNVEYLQGKDIIFNHTQQNKKGNSTKGTSAPPSFPPLTAAEQTQFYQNLSQCRTQDGKSCRPAVLSVVRGYATSYVPKAVKLDLPEPLTSLYDKKARDLNLAELQERAEGIFEDLTVTEEQSDIVEEETQAQSKSRIWFDQRSGRVTGSTFRAATRTDLRKPAVSLIRQICDPKSHVFSSEATRYSWAENSSQCQHAVEHPNILQIASQKFLPCCKVSADVHHPKSNGHMHLITYCMKHCDMCISRHLTIQLYHVG
- the LOC134858420 gene encoding uncharacterized protein LOC134858420 isoform X2; the encoded protein is MTTGASVFLPSEYTSHFNSSEIRLYSTKLERLNISDPYNSPGVLFKSITSCSEDDVPDLRYADIHSYLVSFPSVYSGDSLRAYKSLEAYKWCQSGFVNNIQLWSLTSKNFGIITARVNHSQRLNESQLKPWVVVRNDGVVLGAHCNCTAGLGESCSHVSAVLFSLWGKNNARHEEISCTSKKCKWASPSEDAAKNVEYLQGKDIIFNHTQQNKKGNSTKGTSAPPSFPPLTAAEQTQFYQNLSQCRTQDGKSCRPAVLSVVRGYATSYVPKAVKLDLPEPLTSLYDKKARDLNLAELQERAEGIFEDLTVTEEQVHNIFCLLMTEI